The following DNA comes from Pseudomonas sp. Tri1.
CCTTGCCACTGAATGTTTCAAAACCGGAGGAGTGTCGCCATGCGCGAACAGGATTACGCAGTGAACAACAGCGTGCAGGCTGAGCAGCTAGAGGTTAGCCGCGTCCTGCGCAACACTTATGGCCTGCTGGCCCTCACGCTCGCTTTCAGCGGTGTGATGGCCTACGTCGCACAACAGATGCGGGTGGGTTACCCGAACGTCTTTGTCGTGCTGATCGGTTTCTATGGTCTTTTCTTCCTCACCAACAAGCTTCGTGATTCGGCCTGGGGCCTGGTATCGGCTTTCGCCCTGACCGGTTTCATGGGCTTCCTGCTCGGCCCGATCCTCAATCGTTACCTGCAGATGCAGGGCGGCGCCGAAGTGGTCAGCTCGGCTTTTGCCATGACTGCGCTGGTGTTCGGTGGGCTGTCGGCCTACGTGCTGATCTCCCGCAAGGACATGAGCTTCCTGGGCGGCTTCATCACCGCTGGTTTCTTCGTGTTGATGGGAGCAGTGCTGGCCAGCTTCTTCTTCCAGATCAGCGGCCTGCAACTGGCGATCAGCGCGGGCTTCGTGCTGTTCTCGTCGGTCTGCATCCTGTACCAGACCAGCGCTATCATCCACGGCGGCGAGCGCAACTACATCATGGCGACCATCAGCCTGTATGTGTCGATCTACAACCTGTTTGTCAGCCTGTTGCAACTGTTCGGCCTGATGGGCCGCGACGACTGATTGCATTCGTGATGAGCGAAAAGCCCGCTTCGGCGGGCTTTTTTTCGTCCACGGTTTGAGGTTATGGCCAA
Coding sequences within:
- a CDS encoding Bax inhibitor-1/YccA family protein, producing MREQDYAVNNSVQAEQLEVSRVLRNTYGLLALTLAFSGVMAYVAQQMRVGYPNVFVVLIGFYGLFFLTNKLRDSAWGLVSAFALTGFMGFLLGPILNRYLQMQGGAEVVSSAFAMTALVFGGLSAYVLISRKDMSFLGGFITAGFFVLMGAVLASFFFQISGLQLAISAGFVLFSSVCILYQTSAIIHGGERNYIMATISLYVSIYNLFVSLLQLFGLMGRDD